Genomic window (Magnolia sinica isolate HGM2019 chromosome 6, MsV1, whole genome shotgun sequence):
CAGAAAAGCTGTTGTATCCTTTTTCTCAAAAAATGAGTTTACAGGGAGGTTGGAATTGACCATCGATCACACACATGTTCATATGTTCcatgtttttgaaaatccaaaccgcTTATCAAATTCATCATCATAGAAATCCCATTCTGCTGAAATTTCAAGCGAGCTGGACACCTGAGTGGGCTACAATCTTACCAAGATGGCAATGATCATAAGCTTAAATCCAGCTGTTGGTATGCTTCTGGTCAGGAGAAAATGTGTTTATAACCCATTATCAATGGCACCCAAACACGGCCTTAGCTTACAACTTGCATTTCGCTTTATTCTTATCATGTATGCCAGCTCTACTAGCATCCTGACCTTGCATTGCTTTCTTAATGCCAGATGGAGTGAAAACCAGCCTAGCAAAGATGGAGAGTCGGACCATGAAGCCGGTGCAAGCAAAGCTGGTGTGGGCGCGGTGAGATTGGAAATGACGATTCATGTGGACagaaggaattcagagaaagtggTGTGTGCTGTTTGCCTGGATGAGATCCGGGCCAGACAGATGGTGATAAACCTCCCATGTTCCCACACCTACCACTCTCATTGCCTTCTACCATGGCTCAATGTTCATTCACATTGCCCTTATTGTAGGACCAATGTTCAATCTTGATATTTCCTTAATGTGGTAGTCCATTTCTTTTGATGGGTTGATTTTATTAGTCGACCATCGAGGTTCATGGCACCCTCTTTGACTGTACCCttattctattatattttcaatacatgtcttattttttgtacctataattttattaattataaagAAGTTTATttcttctaaacaaacaagctaaaatataggacaactagcTACTGCTTTataagtcatgttgtgtagcacccaATCTATTTGGGAGGGAGAAATCTGGtgtatcttattagcttgagccattggaaatgacgtggattaatgaaacccgacggcattgaaatttcttgtgccttcaacacaaacgatccatactcaattataatttataaagaaCTTGTATATCAAttaggttcgggttgggttggggaGCCTGATACCTCAACcagagcccgacccaagttttattgtgTTGGTATTTGTATAGCCCAAGTCCGACACCGAACCCaatacatcctacccaagcccaagTCTGACAccgaacccaatacatcctgcccaagcccaagtCAGGTTCAGCcctagttaggggtgtacatcgagtcgaaccgagccaagctggtcttagctcgactcggcttgaacagtggctgacctcagcttgaactcggctcggcttggtcctcgagcctgactggccaacttggTTCtgtcggtcagcagctcgggccgagttcgagccaagatcaagccgagtacgccattaaggcatttccacaaacacctaaattGCAACTTCAAAACCccattgttttacaaacagaggcaatagttttacaggtattttctcaaacaccttttaagtaacataaaagccttaaaaaaaaaaaaacagagaaaaaaggtaattgtttcatgtacataccttccttgccaccaaccaaaccttccttgccactagctaaaccttccttgccaccttaccaccagccaaaccttccttgccaacaACCAATCGTTCCTtcccaccagccacatttcgttgagtcattttatcaaacagttggtgaacaacatcattggcaaagtaaccaagtcaccaaactagttcgattcgagctggaatcgatccgagtcgagtcgagctggggcctgcttgaacttagctcgaactcattttcgagcttaaaaaatcagctcgacttggctcaaactcagctttgaaccgaatCGAaacgagctttttcaagtcgagtcgagtgagctaaccaagctagctcaattcgtgtacacccctagccctAGTGCCACCAAGCTTTAGAACTATGATTGGACTGACCTCATTTTACACAATCCCAAATGGCAGCAGATTCAGTAGGGCCAAGAACACgaagcccacattaatgtatttgttgcatatcaaagccgtccatccgttttgttttTTCAGAtcgtagatttaaatcttaagtggactataccacaggaaacagtgttgattgaccattaaaaacttcttatgagccacaaaagtttttaaccaAGTTATATTTTGTTtcattcatctaggtttgtgtgatcgtaccaacagattggattgaaACATAAGCCTTGTGTtggccctacgaagtttttaatggtggacgttcaatcatcatTGCTTTTAGTAGTGTGGCCaactgagatttgaatatgcctaTTTCTCAAAATCATGCCACAATGATCTAGaataatggatggacgatatggatatatataaaaaaatacatcaaggtgggccccacgatggcTGCTTGACCAAACTTAGCCTTACCTAGACCTTTCCAAATTCGCTCCACGTAGAAAAGGATAccattagctactgacaggttgaatagccACACTtgttactgaagtgacatcaccaagttctgtgggtttaaccatgatgtatgttttctatccataccgtccattcatttggagatatcattttcgGATCAATTGTAATTTCCatgtaaatgagtaatgattatttatATAGGTAATTACCGCATCttttgtaaggctcgtatcctataccgtaccgttccttagactctcgcGGTCCTCCCGTTCAAATTCTAGCAAATCGcgacctgtaattggcatttgagcacgaccctgagtcgcatctcgtagatctgagtcagctcgactcgaaacttgtaccatcgcgAGCGCACTGTCGCCGCGGTTACAACgcccaaaggagatcaaagttacatagaccccacagtgatgtatttattatatccacaccgttcatccatttttcgagatcattttagagtaatatctaaaaaatgaatcagatccaaggatcaactggaccacaccacaaatagtagcacggatgatgattttcaccattcaaaaatccatagggcccaccttaaagtttattttccatctaatctgcttataaggtcacaaagatctggatgaaatttcatattgatccaaaacttctttaaccattaaaagggtttcaacaatagacgttcaatccgctattggttttttcagtgtggtccacttgacagtaATATTTGTCTTAtatttcgtctcaagctttaagactatctggccaaatggatggacggtttggatataataaatacatcatgatgagacccacagaacatgCTAACGATGCACCAACAATATAGCTAACGTAGATACCATtaaaattgaattatatccaaagcttaaatggaccacaccgaaaatagcaacgaggataatgattttcaccgttaaaaaattcttagggcccactgtaatgtttattttccatcaaattcattaataagttcaaaaatatatggataaagaggaaaaacaaatttcatattgatctgaaacttctctgaccccaaaagggtttcaatggtagacgctcaatcccccgcttccttttgcagtgtggtctacttgatctttctatctgtctaatttttctcctcaagccttaatacgagctggaaaaatggatggaccgtttggatataacacatacggatccacagaacttgctgacgtctatacactagctatatagctggtgtgtggtacccaccaatccgcttccgaaggaCTGCCGACCCTAACCTTTGTTTCTAGTGAGAAAATGTCATTTTCGTAATATTCTAAGCATCCAGGATCAAATCCGCTACTAGCGCACCTTATTAGGTGAGAGGATAAGCTGATTTTACGAAGAAACGTTGATAGTGAAAAAACGCGTTGTTGTTGATCGGCCGCGCCAGCTGCGTACGTTAGAAGAGAACCCCTCTGTAAACGGAAGAAAAACCAGTTCTCGGATTCTCTTTTCTATCTTTAATTGATTCCTGCGATAATAGAATCAGAGTGCGCAAGTTAGCAAAACTATGGCGGGAATGCTAGCCCTAGTGGAGGTGGCCCGAAGGAGAAGGATCCACCATCACCATATCGACAACACGCGTGAACCGTCTTTTCTGCGTTCACATATCGCACCGTCGACAGAGACGGCCATGGACGATACTGCCCTCAGAGCCCGTACAAGGCTTGAAGAAAAGCTCCAAGGCGTTGGTTACAGgtccatcctctctctcatctcttaatCGTAGCCTTTTATTTTTATCGGTGCATAGACTGATTACGATCCGACGGTTCCGATTATTCTAGGCCGACCGAGATTCGATGCGGGTGAATAGCTGTACACTGAAGGATTAGTTTAGACAATGCGTTATCAGTATCACGTCCGTTTGAAACCCGAACCCGACGTGGACCCGTTTTGTGTGGGTAGTTCGGTTGAATTGATCGGACCCGCCTCCACACGACGTGGATAGATTTCTCCACGGGACACGACGATGATGTATTGATCCGCTCCAACTCTGTAACTCTCGCGCGAGTTGCGTGTAACCCCAGTTACTTTAAatatgtgaggtccaccgtgatatcCGTATGAAATCTAGTCCGTTAATCAGTTTCGCGGGTGTATGTCAGTacttgatcttaaaaatgaagtggatctaaaTAATTAAATCAGCCACGCCacgagaaacagtggggatggatgAACGTTGAAGCCTTCATAAGACCCGCCTTGATctatatatgccatctaatccattcataaggggATTATCACCAGGATGTACgaaataaacaaatatcatccaGATCTGAAACCTCTATGAGTCCCAGTAAGGTTTtgatggtgagcgttcaatcccaactgtttcctgtggtgtggctaaCGTTGGTTTttgatctgccccattttttttTCGGCCAcggtgaaactgatggacggagtggatgttacacaggccatcttggtgggcccacagagctttgggttACATGCCTTCCTTGCAGTCGGGCTTACACGCAACTCGCGCCCACGGCTGCGTAGCCTACGTAAACGAGCACGGGTGGTGGGATCAATTCGGACGGAAGCGGAATTGGAACCAACTCAGTACATTGcagggtactgagtaaactctgtggggcccaccatggatgcatgtcttatccatgccgtccatccggttTTCAGATAATTTTTTAATATGAGTCCCAAAATTGGTGCATAACACTTAAAGTgaaccacacgacaggaaacaggggggataatgacgtccacccttgaaatcttccaagggccCACAGTAATGATATTGATATGTCATCTAACCTGCTCACTAGGTCACAAACGCGTGGATgacgagaaaacacaaatatcagcttcatccaaaacttctgtgggccgcACGAAGTTTTCAACCTTAGGTGTTCTGCATTgaatatacttaaattttgggcCCATATCCTGAAATGAgcttgtaaaacggatggacagcatggataaaacatccacgccgtctatccattttgccagcccaTTTAGGATTGCATATAGGCGAAGAGGTTGGGTAGAAGACGTGATCAGATCAAGTGTGTTTGTTGCAATCAGTACTCATTCTTCAGAAAAGAGCTGTTGTATCCTTTTTCTCAAAAAATGAGTTTATAGGGAGGTTAGAATTGACCATCGATCACACACATGTTCATATGTTCCatgtttttaaaaatccaaactgCATCAAATTCATCATCACAGAAATCCCATTATGCTGAAATTTCGAGCGAATTGGacacttgagtgggccacaatcttACCAAGCTGGCAATGATCATAAGCTCAAATCCAGCCGTTGGTATGCTTCTGATGAGGAGAAAATGTGTTTTTAACCCATTATCAATGacacccaaacatgcccttagtttacgacttgcatttcgcattccTTATCATATATGCCAGCTCTACTAGCATACTGAACTTGCATTTCTATCTTAATGGCAGAAGGAGTAAAAACAAGCCTAGCAGAGATGGAGAATCGGACCATGCAGCCGGTGCAAGCAAAGCTGGTGTGGGCGGGGTGAGAATGGAAATGGCGATTCATGTGGACagaaggaattcagagaaagtggTGTGTGCTGTTTGCCTGGATGAGAACCGGGCCAAACAGATGGTGATAAACCTACCATGTTCCCACACCTACCATTCTTATTGCCTTCTCCCATGGCTCAATGTTCATTCACATTGCCCTTATTGTAGGACCCATATTCAATCTTAATTTCTACGCAATGTGTTGGTACTTTTTTCTTTTGATGGGTTGATTTCATTAGTCTAC
Coding sequences:
- the LOC131249391 gene encoding E3 ubiquitin-protein ligase SIRP1-like isoform X1, translating into MAGMLPGVEVARKRRIHHHHLDNTREPCFLRSRIVPSTTTAMDETALKARTRLEEKLRGIGYRWSENQPSKDGESDHEAGASKAGVGAVRLEMTIHVDRRNSEKVVCAVCLDEIRARQMVINLPCSHTYHSHCLLPWLNVHSHCPYCRTNVQS